A part of Caldicellulosiruptor owensensis OL genomic DNA contains:
- a CDS encoding phosphoenolpyruvate carboxykinase (GTP), giving the protein MVKVNLHPSVYEWIEEMAKITKPDKIVWIDGSEEEKQRLIKEALETGELMELNQEKLPGCYLHRTHPSDVARVEDRTFICTPTKEEAGPTNNWMDPNEAYKMLYSLFDGSMRGRTMYVVPYLMGPVGSPYSKVGIELTDSIYVVLNLRIMARIGDVALKALGNSPDFVKGLHSKANLDPEKRYICHFPQDNTIMSVNSGYGGNVILSKKCFALRIASYLGKKEGWLAEHMLIVGVEDPSGNVTYIAGAFPSACGKTNLAMLIPPEPLKKLGYKVWTVGDDIAWMRIGEDGRLWAINPEAGFFGVAPGTSYKTNPNAMETIKRNTIYTNVLLKEDGTVWWEGMDGEPPERGIDWLGRPWTRDSGEKGAHPNARFTAPASQCPSISKEWENPKGVPISAIIFGGRRAKVAPLVYEAFDWQHGVYVGATMASETTAAAMGKVGVVRRDPMAMLPFCGYNMADYFAHWLEMGKKIPNPPKIFHVNWFRQDENGNFIWPGFGENLRVLKWIIERCEGKVSAKETPIGYVPYVDDLYLDGLDIDKETVEKLLEIDKELWLKEAEDSREFLSQFGDRLPRELVEENEKLKQRLSK; this is encoded by the coding sequence GTGGTAAAGGTGAACTTACATCCGTCAGTCTACGAATGGATTGAAGAAATGGCAAAAATCACAAAGCCAGATAAGATTGTCTGGATAGATGGGTCAGAGGAAGAAAAACAGAGACTTATAAAAGAAGCGCTTGAGACAGGAGAACTTATGGAGCTCAACCAGGAGAAACTTCCAGGTTGTTATCTTCACAGGACTCATCCAAGTGATGTTGCAAGAGTTGAAGACAGAACTTTTATCTGTACACCAACAAAGGAAGAAGCAGGTCCAACTAACAACTGGATGGACCCAAACGAGGCATATAAGATGCTTTACTCACTTTTTGACGGCTCCATGAGAGGAAGAACAATGTATGTTGTGCCATATTTGATGGGACCTGTGGGATCGCCATATTCAAAAGTGGGCATTGAGCTTACAGACAGTATATATGTTGTTTTAAACCTCAGGATTATGGCAAGGATTGGTGATGTTGCACTTAAAGCTTTAGGAAATTCGCCTGATTTTGTAAAAGGGCTTCACTCAAAAGCAAATCTTGACCCAGAAAAGAGATATATCTGTCATTTTCCGCAGGACAATACCATTATGAGTGTCAACTCAGGTTATGGTGGAAATGTTATTCTCTCCAAGAAATGTTTTGCGCTCAGAATTGCAAGTTATCTGGGGAAAAAAGAAGGCTGGCTTGCAGAACACATGCTCATTGTTGGAGTTGAAGACCCGAGTGGAAATGTAACATACATTGCAGGGGCTTTTCCGAGTGCATGTGGTAAAACAAACCTTGCAATGTTGATTCCACCAGAACCTCTCAAAAAACTTGGTTACAAGGTATGGACTGTAGGAGATGACATTGCATGGATGAGGATTGGCGAAGATGGAAGACTGTGGGCTATCAATCCTGAAGCAGGATTTTTTGGAGTTGCACCTGGCACAAGTTATAAAACAAATCCGAATGCTATGGAAACAATAAAAAGAAATACCATATATACCAATGTGCTTTTAAAAGAAGATGGAACAGTATGGTGGGAAGGAATGGACGGAGAGCCACCAGAGAGAGGTATTGACTGGCTTGGAAGACCATGGACAAGGGACAGCGGTGAAAAGGGTGCGCACCCGAACGCAAGATTTACAGCACCAGCAAGCCAGTGTCCTTCAATTTCAAAGGAGTGGGAAAATCCAAAGGGTGTGCCAATTTCGGCAATAATATTTGGTGGTAGACGAGCAAAGGTTGCACCGCTTGTATATGAGGCATTTGACTGGCAACATGGTGTATATGTTGGTGCTACAATGGCATCTGAAACAACTGCTGCTGCAATGGGGAAAGTTGGTGTTGTTCGTCGCGACCCGATGGCAATGCTTCCATTCTGCGGATATAACATGGCTGATTATTTTGCACATTGGCTTGAGATGGGCAAGAAGATTCCAAATCCGCCAAAGATCTTCCATGTAAACTGGTTCCGACAGGATGAAAATGGCAACTTTATTTGGCCAGGATTTGGTGAAAATTTGAGGGTTCTTAAATGGATAATTGAAAGATGCGAAGGAAAGGTTTCAGCAAAAGAGACTCCAATTGGTTATGTGCCATATGTTGATGATCTTTACTTAGATGGTCTTGATATAGACAAAGAGACAGTAGAAAAGCTTCTTGAGATAGACAAAGAATTGTGGTTAAAAGAGGCTGAAGATTCAAGAGAATTTTTGAGCCAGTTTGGAGACAGGCTTCCGAGAGAGCTCGTTGAGGAGAATGAAAAACTAAAACAAAGACTCTCAAAATAG
- the rsmA gene encoding 16S rRNA (adenine(1518)-N(6)/adenine(1519)-N(6))-dimethyltransferase RsmA: MDFAITKTELLNFLKKYGLSPNKKLGQNFLVDENVVRKIILFSQAEGKEVIEIGAGPGTLTVYLAEIARKVVAVEIDKKILNVLKEVCQDIPNIQIVNNDFLKLNVKDLTNTGRVYIVGNLPYYITSQILFKLFEEREYIEKFTIMVQKEVAQRLLAKPGTKEYGNLTVAMKFYCEIEDYFYVSKNVFYPKPEVDSAVLRARFKDSLPEIEHRDFFKIVHACFSTRRKTILNALSNHFDIGKDKLKRIINMAEVDENLRAEDLSLDDYIRLYKCFEEEFLKS, from the coding sequence GTGGATTTTGCCATCACAAAAACCGAGCTTTTAAATTTTCTTAAAAAATATGGACTTTCTCCAAATAAAAAGCTTGGACAGAATTTTTTGGTTGATGAAAATGTAGTAAGAAAAATTATTTTATTTTCCCAAGCAGAAGGGAAAGAAGTAATTGAGATAGGTGCGGGACCTGGCACACTTACAGTTTATTTAGCAGAAATTGCACGGAAAGTAGTTGCAGTTGAGATTGACAAAAAAATTTTGAATGTCTTAAAAGAGGTTTGTCAGGATATTCCGAACATCCAAATAGTAAACAATGATTTTCTCAAATTAAATGTTAAAGATTTAACAAATACTGGCAGAGTATACATTGTTGGTAATCTGCCATATTATATCACATCTCAAATACTCTTTAAACTTTTTGAAGAAAGAGAGTATATAGAGAAGTTTACAATCATGGTTCAAAAAGAAGTTGCGCAAAGGCTTTTGGCAAAACCAGGCACAAAGGAGTATGGGAACCTCACAGTTGCAATGAAATTTTACTGTGAGATAGAAGATTATTTTTATGTTAGCAAAAATGTTTTTTATCCAAAGCCGGAGGTAGACTCTGCAGTTTTGAGAGCAAGGTTTAAAGATAGTTTACCTGAAATTGAACACAGGGATTTTTTCAAAATAGTCCATGCTTGTTTTTCAACGCGCCGGAAGACAATTTTAAATGCTCTTTCAAATCATTTTGATATTGGAAAAGATAAATTGAAGAGAATAATCAACATGGCAGAGGTTGATGAAAATTTAAGAGCAGAAGACTTATCATTGGATGACTATATAAGACTTTACAAATGCTTTGAAGAAGAATTTCTGAAAAGTTAA
- the yajC gene encoding preprotein translocase subunit YajC — protein sequence MSLINSFLFDIAYATNTQSSQQQAPAGATAIALLAQFIPLILMFVVLYLLIIVPQRKKEKQFREMINSLIVGDEIVTNAGIIGKIVNIKDDILTIEVGADRVKLRIYKWAVKEILKKAEPKD from the coding sequence ATGAGTTTAATAAACAGTTTTCTTTTTGATATTGCTTATGCGACGAATACTCAAAGTTCTCAGCAGCAGGCACCAGCAGGTGCAACAGCAATTGCTCTGCTTGCTCAGTTCATACCTCTTATATTAATGTTTGTTGTTCTTTATCTTCTCATAATTGTTCCGCAGAGAAAAAAAGAAAAACAGTTCAGAGAGATGATTAATTCTTTAATTGTTGGGGACGAGATAGTTACAAACGCTGGAATTATCGGTAAGATTGTGAACATCAAAGACGATATTTTAACAATTGAAGTTGGAGCTGATAGAGTAAAGCTCAGAATATACAAATGGGCAGTCAAAGAAATTTTGAAGAAGGCTGAACCAAAAGATTAA
- a CDS encoding mannose-1-phosphate guanylyltransferase, whose protein sequence is MDWACILSGGAGVRLWPKSRKTFPKQFLQIIGDKSFLEMTYDRVKRIIPPEKIHIVTHINYREHLRMLLPNVMDGNLIFEPEQKETLACVSLACIHILKKDPDSVLGVFPSDHFISKTDKFESAIKKGYEIARKGHIVCFGIAPTRPDTNYGYVKLGRELEKGVFTAERFVEKPDAKRARYLVKSKYFWNSGIYIFKISVFLKELKRYMLHYHDIFMRIFSSISTDGYIDELKKGYKLLDKISVDKAIMEKTKKLVVLTADFEWDDVGSWCAFERILTKDENGNVIKAEAIANETKNCIIFSDKFVIALGIKDIILISVDDAILVCHKSKEREIKEIIQTIALNEKYKKYL, encoded by the coding sequence ATGGACTGGGCTTGTATTTTGTCTGGCGGGGCGGGGGTCAGACTTTGGCCAAAGAGCAGAAAAACATTTCCAAAACAATTTTTGCAAATTATAGGTGATAAAAGTTTTCTTGAAATGACTTATGACAGGGTAAAAAGAATAATACCGCCAGAGAAAATTCATATAGTCACCCATATAAATTACCGTGAACATCTCAGAATGCTTCTACCAAATGTGATGGACGGGAATTTGATTTTTGAACCTGAGCAGAAAGAGACACTTGCATGTGTGAGCTTAGCGTGTATTCATATTTTGAAAAAGGACCCGGATAGCGTTTTGGGAGTTTTTCCTTCTGACCATTTCATATCTAAAACAGACAAATTTGAAAGTGCTATTAAAAAGGGTTATGAGATTGCCAGAAAAGGTCATATAGTTTGTTTTGGAATTGCTCCAACAAGACCTGATACAAATTACGGGTATGTTAAGCTTGGAAGGGAACTTGAAAAGGGAGTATTTACAGCAGAAAGGTTTGTTGAAAAACCTGATGCAAAGAGGGCAAGGTATTTAGTAAAATCGAAGTACTTTTGGAATAGTGGCATTTACATCTTCAAAATTTCTGTATTTTTGAAAGAACTAAAAAGATACATGCTCCACTACCATGACATTTTTATGAGAATATTTTCTTCAATTTCCACTGATGGTTACATTGATGAACTAAAAAAAGGGTACAAACTTTTGGATAAAATTTCCGTAGACAAGGCAATTATGGAAAAGACAAAAAAGCTTGTTGTTTTGACAGCTGATTTTGAATGGGACGATGTTGGCAGCTGGTGTGCGTTTGAAAGGATTTTGACAAAAGATGAAAATGGAAATGTTATCAAGGCAGAAGCTATAGCAAATGAAACAAAAAACTGCATAATTTTTTCAGATAAATTTGTAATAGCTCTTGGAATAAAAGATATCATTCTCATCTCAGTTGATGATGCGATTCTTGTCTGTCACAAGTCAAAGGAAAGAGAGATTAAAGAGATAATTCAAACCATAGCGCTAAACGAAAAGTATAAAAAGTATCTGTAA
- the yunB gene encoding sporulation protein YunB: MRFYNYNRCKCQKALVLLAFLIFALFTLAIFIEVWLENYLIEVFEDKAKQKIIEVTNQAILQILQLQKIKYDDVVKVERGEKAPSFIKIDTIVLNKEAADLILLINQKTKNLTPLKVEFRLGYIFNNIFFNQFGPLLKGNVIYISAVSYDWQSEFNSAGINQTVHRIYLKLKFEGHFLFLRVKRKLTLLQRIPIAENIYIGEVPKVYIGK, from the coding sequence ATGAGATTTTATAACTACAACAGGTGCAAGTGCCAAAAGGCATTAGTCCTTTTGGCTTTTTTAATCTTTGCACTATTTACTCTGGCTATCTTTATAGAAGTTTGGCTGGAAAACTATCTGATAGAAGTATTTGAAGATAAGGCGAAGCAAAAAATTATAGAGGTTACAAACCAGGCAATTTTACAAATTCTTCAGCTGCAAAAAATAAAGTATGATGATGTGGTCAAGGTTGAAAGGGGTGAAAAAGCCCCCTCATTTATAAAAATTGATACCATTGTATTGAATAAAGAAGCAGCAGATTTAATTCTTTTGATAAATCAAAAAACAAAAAACCTCACACCTCTTAAAGTAGAATTTAGATTGGGTTATATTTTCAACAACATATTCTTTAATCAATTTGGTCCACTATTAAAGGGAAATGTAATCTACATCTCAGCAGTTTCATATGACTGGCAATCTGAGTTTAATTCAGCAGGAATTAATCAAACAGTTCACAGGATATATTTGAAATTGAAATTTGAAGGACACTTTTTATTTTTGAGAGTCAAAAGAAAATTAACGCTGCTTCAGCGCATCCCAATTGCCGAAAACATCTATATTGGAGAAGTACCTAAAGTGTATATAGGTAAATAA
- a CDS encoding radical SAM protein, producing the protein MGKSASKLKIERLFSGGIITNYYCSSACRHCLYNSSPSWKKEYMTEEMADKVFKTLKNFSVFSVHIGGGEPFLNFEGLKKVINKAIENGIYIEYIETNASWVENEDEAKRKLKELKNLGVETILVSISPFHNEYIPFKKVLRLIQLLDETGIRIFPWIDGFIKEIKSLDMEKTHSLSEYKDIFGENYIRYLPQRYYLTLNGRAIKTFEEYFPTKTADEIIKNSSACLELYSKSHFHMDLFGNFIPNPCVGFRISIDDVGKELDTSKYFFVSLLYTQGVKGLFEFAKENYGYTPSKRFLNKCSLCFDIRRFLVLDKNVEAPDLGPREFYENI; encoded by the coding sequence TTGGGAAAATCTGCTTCAAAACTTAAAATTGAAAGGCTTTTTTCAGGTGGGATTATCACAAACTACTACTGTTCTTCTGCTTGCAGGCACTGTCTTTACAATAGCTCTCCATCATGGAAAAAAGAATATATGACAGAGGAAATGGCAGACAAAGTATTTAAAACCTTGAAAAACTTTTCTGTTTTTTCGGTTCACATTGGCGGTGGAGAGCCATTCTTAAATTTTGAAGGTCTAAAAAAAGTTATCAATAAAGCAATTGAAAATGGCATTTACATTGAGTACATAGAGACAAATGCCTCATGGGTGGAAAATGAAGATGAAGCAAAAAGAAAATTAAAAGAATTGAAAAATCTTGGAGTTGAGACAATACTTGTCTCAATCAGCCCTTTTCACAATGAATATATACCATTTAAAAAGGTTTTGAGATTAATTCAGCTTCTGGATGAAACTGGTATCAGAATTTTCCCCTGGATTGACGGATTTATAAAAGAAATTAAAAGTCTGGATATGGAAAAGACACATTCTCTTTCTGAATACAAAGATATATTTGGAGAAAACTACATAAGGTATCTTCCTCAAAGGTATTATCTTACTCTCAACGGCAGAGCAATTAAAACATTTGAAGAGTATTTTCCCACAAAAACTGCTGATGAGATAATTAAAAACTCTTCAGCGTGTCTTGAACTTTATAGCAAAAGCCATTTTCACATGGACCTTTTTGGCAATTTCATTCCAAATCCATGTGTGGGCTTCAGAATCTCCATAGATGACGTTGGAAAAGAGCTTGACACGAGCAAATACTTTTTTGTGAGTCTCCTCTACACCCAAGGAGTAAAAGGGCTTTTTGAATTTGCAAAAGAAAACTATGGTTATACACCCTCAAAAAGATTTTTAAACAAGTGCAGCCTATGTTTTGATATTCGAAGATTTCTGGTGTTAGATAAAAACGTAGAAGCACCTGATTTGGGACCAAGAGAGTTTTATGAAAATATATAG